A single region of the Streptomyces virginiae genome encodes:
- a CDS encoding phosphatase PAP2 family protein: MFPSPSFVPPSRPSLPEPPPRHHLPAPPPRHALGLGIALLVLALLAGLLVRLDRRPFFQGLDDSWAASVNDSAGAASPDGEGLGGFTTVLDRLGGPLGMVLPLLVIGCLCVYGRWRSGLFVLTTTVVANLVVLLPLKQLADRPRPPHPLVLVNDGSYPSGQVFSAVTLVVCVAVVVFPPRARRWWWAFGASYVLVMMGSRTWLHAQWLSDTVAGALVGVGTCLVLWRAFAPLLETESERMASNSLWL; this comes from the coding sequence ATGTTCCCCTCGCCCTCCTTCGTGCCGCCGTCCCGGCCGTCCCTGCCGGAACCGCCGCCCCGGCATCACCTTCCGGCGCCCCCGCCGCGTCACGCGCTCGGTCTCGGGATCGCCCTCCTGGTCCTGGCGCTGCTGGCCGGGCTGCTGGTCCGGCTGGACCGGCGGCCCTTCTTCCAGGGGCTCGACGACAGCTGGGCGGCCTCCGTGAACGACTCCGCCGGCGCGGCGTCCCCCGACGGCGAGGGCCTCGGCGGCTTCACCACCGTCCTCGACCGGCTCGGCGGCCCGCTCGGGATGGTCCTGCCGCTGCTGGTGATCGGCTGCCTGTGCGTTTACGGGCGCTGGCGCTCGGGGCTGTTCGTCCTCACCACCACCGTCGTCGCCAACCTCGTCGTGCTCCTGCCCCTCAAGCAGCTGGCCGATCGGCCGCGGCCGCCGCACCCGCTGGTGCTGGTCAACGACGGCTCGTACCCGTCCGGGCAGGTGTTCAGCGCGGTGACGCTGGTGGTCTGCGTTGCGGTGGTGGTGTTCCCGCCCCGTGCGCGACGCTGGTGGTGGGCGTTCGGAGCCTCGTACGTCCTCGTCATGATGGGCAGCCGGACCTGGCTGCACGCCCAGTGGCTCAGCGACACCGTCGCCGGCGCCCTCGTCGGCGTCGGCACCTGCCTCGTCCTGTGGCGGGCCTTCGCTCCGCTGCTGGAGACGGAGTCGGAGCGGATGGCCTCGAACAGCCTGTGGCTCTGA
- the surE gene encoding 5'/3'-nucleotidase SurE, whose product MRRKRVLPLAALLLCTPALAGTAPAVAAPRTAPAGPLRILLTNDDGYNAPGIRKAFERLTAAGHDVTIVAPLTNQSGTGTKMLSGPSITVKHPEPKVWAVDGTPGDSVAFGLAEVFAGDAPDLVVSGTNFGPNVAGLATHSGTVGGAVAALEHGVPAIALSTGGVAAPDPVTTVNAMGPTLDFAVKLIDRLRTRARSGALLPQGVGLNVNHPVVGADGKGTAAGVAATFQDPQTLLEPDFTDAGDGTWKVTVKVDLRPAAKGGDIEAVTANRIAVSPMSPNWNTGPVDQAVTAALIAGLRP is encoded by the coding sequence GTGAGACGCAAGCGAGTTCTGCCGCTGGCCGCGCTGCTGCTGTGCACGCCGGCGCTGGCCGGTACGGCACCGGCGGTCGCCGCGCCGCGGACCGCGCCCGCCGGCCCGTTGCGGATCCTGCTCACGAACGACGACGGCTACAACGCCCCCGGCATCCGCAAGGCCTTCGAGCGACTGACCGCCGCCGGGCACGACGTCACGATCGTCGCCCCGCTCACCAACCAGAGCGGCACCGGTACGAAGATGCTGAGCGGCCCGTCGATCACGGTGAAGCACCCCGAGCCGAAGGTCTGGGCGGTCGACGGCACCCCCGGCGACTCCGTCGCCTTCGGGCTGGCCGAGGTGTTCGCGGGCGACGCCCCCGACCTGGTCGTCTCCGGTACCAACTTCGGCCCGAACGTCGCAGGTCTGGCCACCCACTCCGGTACGGTCGGCGGCGCCGTCGCCGCGCTGGAGCACGGTGTACCGGCCATCGCGTTGAGCACCGGCGGCGTCGCCGCGCCCGACCCGGTCACCACGGTCAACGCGATGGGGCCGACGCTCGACTTCGCGGTCAAGCTGATCGACCGACTGCGGACGCGGGCCCGGTCCGGGGCGCTGCTGCCCCAAGGCGTCGGTCTGAACGTCAACCACCCGGTGGTCGGGGCGGACGGCAAGGGAACGGCCGCCGGTGTGGCCGCGACCTTCCAGGACCCGCAGACCCTGCTCGAACCGGACTTCACCGACGCGGGCGACGGCACCTGGAAGGTGACCGTGAAGGTGGACCTGCGGCCCGCGGCCAAGGGCGGTGACATCGAGGCCGTGACCGCGAACCGGATCGCCGTGAGTCCCATGAGTCCGAACTGGAACACCGGGCCGGTCGACCAGGCCGTGACCGCCGCGCTGATCGCCGGGCTCCGCCCCTGA
- a CDS encoding LacI family DNA-binding transcriptional regulator, giving the protein MTRDTHVPASITSADVARLAGVSRATVSFVLNDTQGHRVSAGTRARVLDAAKQLGYVPHAAARSLRAGRSNLVLMPASISAIGRLVSDWVDDLHSELDRFGYTAVLHAGRFTDPLDAARAWAELRPAAVIALDGDRFTPQAAEVLARAGVRGMLAFASHPVEGVHTIGFDHTRIGATAAEHLIARGRSRIGVVMPQERGLGTLAEPRLAGAESVAARHMATVTPVELSYTRESATALARRWRGLELDAAFTYNDEYAALLLHALQAEGISVPDEVALVGCDDLVLAELQQPALTTVRLDLPSAARIADAVHELIETGTAAPVPSVTPVLVHRQTS; this is encoded by the coding sequence ATGACCAGAGACACTCACGTCCCCGCATCCATCACCAGCGCCGACGTGGCCCGCCTCGCCGGGGTCTCGCGCGCCACGGTCTCCTTCGTCCTCAACGACACCCAGGGCCACCGGGTGAGCGCCGGTACCCGTGCCCGGGTGCTCGACGCGGCGAAGCAGCTCGGCTACGTACCGCACGCGGCCGCCCGGTCGCTGCGCGCCGGCCGCAGCAACCTCGTCCTGATGCCCGCGTCGATCTCCGCGATCGGCCGCCTCGTCAGCGACTGGGTCGACGATCTGCACAGCGAGCTCGACCGCTTCGGCTACACGGCCGTCCTGCACGCGGGCCGCTTCACCGACCCCCTCGACGCCGCCCGGGCCTGGGCCGAACTGCGCCCCGCGGCCGTCATCGCCCTGGACGGCGACCGCTTCACCCCCCAGGCGGCCGAGGTGCTGGCCCGGGCCGGGGTGCGCGGCATGCTGGCCTTCGCGTCCCACCCCGTGGAGGGGGTGCACACCATCGGCTTCGACCACACCCGGATCGGAGCCACCGCGGCCGAGCACCTCATCGCGCGCGGCCGGTCCCGGATCGGCGTGGTCATGCCCCAGGAACGCGGCCTCGGCACGCTGGCCGAGCCGCGCCTGGCGGGAGCCGAGTCGGTCGCGGCCCGCCACATGGCCACGGTCACCCCGGTCGAACTGTCCTACACCCGGGAGTCCGCGACCGCCCTCGCCCGGCGCTGGCGCGGCCTCGAACTGGACGCCGCCTTCACCTACAACGACGAGTACGCCGCCCTGCTGCTGCACGCGCTCCAGGCCGAGGGCATCAGCGTGCCCGACGAGGTCGCCCTGGTCGGCTGTGACGACCTGGTCCTCGCCGAGCTCCAGCAGCCCGCGCTGACCACGGTCCGGCTGGACCTGCCGTCGGCCGCGCGGATCGCGGACGCGGTGCACGAGCTGATCGAGACGGGCACGGCGGCGCCCGTGCCGTCGGTGACGCCGGTCCTGGTCCACCGCCAGACCTCCTGA
- a CDS encoding carboxylesterase/lipase family protein: protein MPNPPTQDRTVVDLPAGRLRGAIDGGVTVFRAVPYAAPPVGDLRWRPARPHAGWSGTRDATTDGPSAPQMYMEGGDPVLGGHGSPPFDEDCLTLNVWTPAADDARRPVLVWIHGGGFVSGSGSLPGYSGRTFARDGDLVVVSINYRIGPLGYLYPGENGDGVGDDGGDGGEGGNFWLTDQLAALRWVKENIAAFGGDPDCVTVAGQSGGAVSTAALAGHPRTEGLIRRVILQSPPFGLDLPGPAAYLERTAAYLELAGAKDLAELRTAPWPELIAAGGGLFAQTVRWGYWPTPFLPVIDEVTLTGHPAQALLGGAAAGIDVMIGWTREEANFGFALDEGYAAATREQVVDRIAETFGSEAAEGVYAAYERARPGARPADVLMDLITDELFRVPALRLAEARAEAGSPVWAYQFDLPTPAYEGRLGAAHCLELPFVFDNFDQWSHAPFLAGLAPAVRDGLAYAMHRAWIAFVRTGDPNHPDLPRWRPYDTGTRTTMRFDSVVTALDDLAGASRLLHTPAPLI, encoded by the coding sequence ATGCCCAACCCCCCGACCCAGGACCGCACGGTGGTGGACCTGCCCGCAGGCCGCCTGCGCGGCGCGATCGACGGCGGGGTCACGGTCTTCCGCGCCGTTCCCTACGCCGCCCCGCCGGTCGGTGACCTGCGCTGGCGCCCCGCCCGGCCGCACGCCGGCTGGAGCGGCACCCGGGACGCCACCACGGACGGTCCGAGCGCGCCGCAGATGTACATGGAGGGCGGTGACCCCGTGCTCGGCGGGCACGGGTCGCCCCCCTTCGACGAGGACTGTCTGACCCTCAACGTGTGGACGCCCGCCGCCGACGACGCCCGCCGCCCGGTGCTGGTCTGGATCCACGGAGGCGGCTTCGTCTCCGGGTCCGGCTCGCTGCCCGGCTACTCCGGCCGAACCTTCGCCCGCGACGGCGATCTGGTCGTCGTGAGCATCAACTACCGCATCGGACCGCTGGGTTACCTCTATCCCGGTGAGAACGGCGACGGGGTCGGTGACGACGGCGGCGACGGTGGCGAGGGCGGCAACTTCTGGCTCACCGACCAGCTGGCCGCCCTGCGCTGGGTGAAGGAGAACATCGCCGCCTTCGGCGGGGACCCGGACTGCGTCACGGTCGCCGGGCAGTCCGGCGGCGCGGTGTCCACCGCCGCCCTCGCCGGCCATCCGCGGACCGAGGGCCTGATCCGGCGGGTGATCCTGCAGAGCCCGCCCTTCGGCCTGGACCTCCCCGGCCCGGCCGCGTACCTGGAGCGGACCGCCGCCTACCTGGAGCTGGCCGGCGCCAAGGACCTGGCGGAGCTGCGTACGGCGCCCTGGCCGGAGCTGATCGCGGCCGGTGGCGGACTGTTCGCGCAGACCGTGCGGTGGGGCTACTGGCCGACGCCGTTCCTGCCCGTGATCGACGAGGTGACCCTCACCGGGCACCCCGCGCAGGCCCTGCTGGGCGGGGCCGCGGCCGGTATCGACGTCATGATCGGCTGGACCCGGGAGGAGGCCAACTTCGGCTTCGCCCTGGACGAGGGGTACGCCGCCGCCACGCGCGAGCAGGTGGTCGACCGGATCGCGGAGACCTTCGGGAGCGAGGCCGCGGAGGGCGTGTACGCCGCGTACGAGCGGGCCCGGCCCGGCGCCCGTCCCGCCGACGTCCTGATGGACCTCATCACGGACGAGCTGTTCCGGGTGCCCGCCCTACGGCTGGCCGAGGCCCGGGCCGAGGCGGGGAGCCCCGTCTGGGCCTACCAGTTCGACCTCCCCACCCCCGCGTACGAGGGCCGTCTCGGCGCCGCGCACTGCCTCGAACTGCCCTTCGTCTTCGACAACTTCGACCAGTGGTCGCACGCGCCCTTCCTGGCCGGCCTCGCCCCCGCCGTCCGTGACGGCCTCGCGTACGCCATGCACCGGGCCTGGATCGCCTTCGTCCGCACCGGCGACCCCAACCACCCGGACCTGCCGCGCTGGCGCCCGTACGACACGGGCACCCGCACCACGATGCGCTTCGACTCGGTCGTCACCGCCCTCGACGACCTCGCGGGAGCCTCCCGGCTCCTGCACACCCCGGCCCCCTTGATTTAA
- a CDS encoding MerR family transcriptional regulator — protein sequence MTGGLTIGQAAAFVEVTIKTVRHYHRLGLVAEPERDGSGYRRYRSADLLRLVQVRTLATAGVPLAEIGDLLEADPEPFAAALDDVARRLTERIEDLIARRDTLHRLTGGDRLLLPDRACAVLERLTDLGFDPDYVATQREALVLARALIPEIFDGFLTRLEHSLDDPGYVELTKRAVEAASWDPDDPRIEELASLLTHKLLGDRALLSMPPRSRSDTAARYGAVNHHREDRAPAVARLNALIETNLRAAGIDVPYQ from the coding sequence ATGACAGGCGGGCTCACGATCGGTCAGGCGGCGGCGTTCGTCGAGGTCACGATCAAGACCGTGCGTCACTATCACCGGCTCGGCCTGGTCGCCGAGCCGGAACGCGACGGATCCGGCTACCGGCGGTACCGATCGGCCGACCTGCTCCGCCTGGTCCAGGTCCGGACCCTGGCGACGGCCGGAGTCCCGCTGGCCGAGATCGGTGACCTGCTCGAGGCCGATCCCGAGCCGTTCGCCGCAGCCCTGGACGACGTCGCTCGCCGCCTCACCGAACGGATCGAGGACCTGATCGCCCGACGTGACACGCTGCACCGACTCACGGGCGGGGACCGTCTCCTGCTGCCCGACCGGGCCTGCGCGGTCCTGGAGCGACTCACCGATCTCGGCTTCGATCCCGACTATGTCGCCACGCAACGAGAAGCCCTGGTACTGGCCCGGGCCCTGATCCCGGAGATCTTCGACGGCTTCCTGACGCGACTGGAACATTCGCTCGACGATCCCGGGTACGTCGAGCTGACCAAGCGCGCGGTGGAAGCGGCCTCCTGGGACCCCGACGACCCGCGGATCGAAGAGCTGGCGTCCCTCCTGACCCACAAACTACTGGGCGACCGGGCGCTCCTGTCGATGCCGCCCCGGAGCCGGTCCGACACCGCCGCCAGGTACGGAGCGGTCAACCACCACCGCGAGGACCGGGCGCCGGCCGTCGCCCGGCTGAACGCCCTGATCGAAACGAATCTGCGAGCCGCCGGCATCGACGTCCCGTATCAATGA
- a CDS encoding serine hydrolase domain-containing protein, which yields MATGNSGFSEAGLRRLRDVLARHVESGKIPGLVALISRGDETYVEAVGTMRHDGGPPMRRDTIFRMASTSKPVTMAAAMILLDECRLRMDDPVDPWLPELADRRVLKRPDGPLEDTVPARRPITVRDLLTSTFGLGMDFGSMDSPIRAATFERLDYSVASGPAPAPDEWMRRLGELPLSHQPGERWQYDLSNEVVGVLVARVTGKPLEAFLRERVLDPLGMKDTAFHVSADRIDRLPPLYGPDPQTGRFVVWDEAAGGRASRPPVFQGAGGGLVSTVDDYHAYFRMLLNRGTHGSERILSRPAVELMTTNRLTPGQQAARDDMYGKIAHMAVGQGLHGGWGFGMAVRTHRGGYAPVGQFGWDGGTGTTAYADPDNRLTGVLLTQVGMSTPDSPRLVHDFWTMVYQAVQH from the coding sequence ATGGCGACAGGCAACAGCGGCTTCTCCGAAGCAGGGCTGCGCAGACTGCGGGACGTACTGGCACGACACGTCGAGTCCGGGAAGATCCCCGGCCTCGTCGCCCTCATCTCCCGGGGAGACGAGACGTACGTCGAAGCGGTGGGGACGATGCGCCACGACGGGGGGCCGCCGATGCGTCGGGACACGATCTTCCGGATGGCTTCCACGTCCAAGCCGGTGACGATGGCCGCGGCCATGATCCTGCTCGACGAGTGTCGGCTACGCATGGACGACCCGGTGGATCCCTGGTTGCCCGAACTCGCCGACCGTCGGGTGCTGAAGCGGCCCGACGGCCCGCTGGAGGACACCGTGCCGGCCCGGCGGCCCATCACCGTACGGGACCTGCTGACCTCCACGTTCGGGCTGGGGATGGATTTCGGGTCGATGGACTCCCCGATCAGGGCCGCGACCTTCGAGCGTCTCGACTACAGCGTGGCGTCCGGGCCGGCGCCCGCCCCGGACGAGTGGATGCGCCGCCTCGGGGAACTGCCGCTCTCGCACCAACCCGGCGAACGATGGCAGTACGACCTCAGCAACGAGGTGGTCGGTGTGCTGGTCGCCAGGGTCACGGGCAAGCCGTTGGAGGCGTTCCTGCGCGAGCGCGTCCTCGATCCGTTGGGCATGAAGGACACCGCCTTCCACGTCTCCGCCGACAGGATCGACCGGCTGCCGCCTCTGTACGGGCCCGATCCGCAGACCGGACGGTTCGTCGTGTGGGACGAGGCGGCCGGTGGAAGGGCGAGCCGGCCGCCGGTGTTCCAGGGCGCCGGCGGCGGGCTGGTCTCCACCGTCGACGACTACCACGCCTACTTCCGGATGCTGCTGAACCGGGGGACGCACGGCAGCGAACGGATCCTGTCCCGGCCTGCGGTCGAGCTGATGACCACCAACCGCCTCACGCCCGGACAACAGGCCGCCCGGGACGACATGTACGGCAAGATCGCCCATATGGCCGTGGGACAGGGCCTGCACGGCGGCTGGGGTTTCGGCATGGCCGTACGCACCCATCGCGGCGGGTACGCGCCCGTCGGTCAGTTCGGCTGGGACGGCGGCACGGGCACCACGGCCTACGCCGACCCGGACAACCGGCTCACCGGGGTCCTGCTCACCCAGGTCGGGATGTCCACCCCGGATTCACCACGGCTCGTCCACGACTTCTGGACCATGGTCTACCAGGCCGTCCAGCACTGA
- a CDS encoding carboxylesterase/lipase family protein: MKRLRKRLPPARSLLGTALALVALLAAVPPATASSSPSPSPSPSPSGGSSRPVVTVAQGALRGQSRDGAQEFLGVPYAAPPVGDARLRAPAPPPRWTGVREATRQSPACLQFSPFGLSDPAAADEDCLYLDVYRPRTARPGSRLPVIVWMHGGAYSQGTGTQFGGRTMADLTGSVVVSINYRLGQLGYLQLPELGRENALRSGSFGLMDQLAALRWTRANIGAFGGNPGSVTISGQSAGSGSVCALLAAPSAAGLFHRAVLQSGPCTLLGTPDRVEAEAQARSFAAAAGCVASAEMAACLRAASGPALVEAARALPTRGPAAGDGLLPVAPAQAIGSGAWNKVPVLIGSTRSEARFFVALTQPYLTAEQYTAQILSAHGAAAPEVLARYPVATYGSPYLALSAVMTDSTFACHTAWTAQLFAAQVPTYVYEFDDPRSPTLAGAQVPGLDESNAHSAELAYLHDFTMGERPLNPVQVALGNRMKRYWAAFARFGAPVVAGQAPWPPTGVGAGAGVVLTLDPAATRTTTSFGAEHQCAFWRTQPPRPL, from the coding sequence ATGAAGAGGCTCCGGAAACGGCTGCCCCCGGCAAGGTCCCTGCTCGGTACCGCACTTGCCCTGGTGGCACTGCTCGCCGCCGTACCACCCGCGACCGCGTCATCGTCACCGTCACCGTCGCCGTCGCCGTCGCCGTCCGGCGGGTCCTCGCGCCCGGTGGTCACCGTCGCGCAGGGCGCCCTGCGCGGCCAGTCGCGCGACGGCGCGCAGGAGTTCCTGGGCGTTCCCTACGCCGCTCCCCCGGTCGGGGACGCCCGGCTTCGGGCCCCGGCGCCCCCGCCCCGGTGGACCGGCGTACGGGAGGCCACCCGGCAGTCCCCCGCGTGCCTGCAGTTCTCGCCCTTCGGCCTGAGCGATCCGGCGGCGGCCGACGAGGACTGTCTGTACCTGGACGTCTACCGGCCCCGGACCGCCCGTCCCGGGTCCCGGCTCCCGGTGATCGTCTGGATGCACGGGGGTGCGTACAGCCAGGGAACGGGTACCCAGTTCGGCGGGCGGACCATGGCCGACCTCACCGGGAGCGTGGTCGTCAGCATCAACTACCGCCTGGGGCAGCTCGGTTATCTCCAGTTGCCCGAGCTCGGCCGGGAGAACGCCCTGCGTTCCGGGTCCTTCGGGCTGATGGACCAGCTCGCGGCGCTGCGCTGGACCCGGGCGAACATCGGCGCGTTCGGCGGGAATCCGGGCAGCGTCACCATCTCCGGGCAGTCCGCGGGCAGTGGTTCGGTCTGCGCGCTGCTGGCCGCCCCGTCGGCCGCCGGCCTGTTCCACCGGGCCGTACTGCAGAGCGGTCCGTGCACCCTGCTGGGGACGCCGGACCGGGTGGAAGCCGAGGCGCAGGCGCGGTCCTTCGCCGCGGCGGCGGGGTGCGTCGCGTCCGCCGAGATGGCGGCCTGTCTGCGCGCCGCGTCCGGTCCGGCGTTGGTCGAGGCGGCCCGTGCGCTGCCCACGCGGGGGCCGGCCGCCGGTGACGGGCTGCTGCCGGTCGCTCCCGCGCAGGCCATCGGGAGCGGCGCGTGGAACAAGGTGCCGGTGCTGATCGGGAGCACCCGCTCCGAGGCCCGGTTCTTCGTCGCCCTGACCCAGCCGTACCTGACCGCCGAGCAGTACACGGCGCAGATCCTGAGCGCTCACGGGGCGGCGGCGCCCGAGGTGCTCGCGCGCTACCCGGTCGCGACGTACGGCTCGCCGTATCTGGCGCTGTCGGCGGTCATGACGGACTCGACCTTCGCGTGCCATACGGCGTGGACGGCGCAGCTGTTCGCGGCCCAGGTGCCGACGTACGTCTACGAGTTCGACGACCCGCGGTCGCCGACGCTCGCGGGGGCGCAGGTGCCGGGGCTGGACGAGTCGAACGCGCACAGCGCGGAGTTGGCCTATCTGCACGACTTCACGATGGGCGAGCGCCCGCTGAACCCGGTGCAGGTCGCGCTCGGGAACCGGATGAAGCGGTACTGGGCGGCGTTCGCCCGCTTCGGTGCCCCGGTGGTGGCGGGCCAGGCCCCGTGGCCGCCGACCGGCGTCGGGGCCGGGGCCGGCGTGGTGCTCACCCTCGATCCGGCGGCGACGCGGACGACGACCTCGTTCGGGGCGGAGCACCAGTGCGCGTTCTGGCGGACGCAGCCGCCCCGGCCGCTCTGA
- a CDS encoding amidase, whose translation MAEDDARRREQDAEDAELMFQGVAHQAELVRTGKTTSRALVEAALRRIGRTDPVLGAFRVVLAEQALAEADARDATAPTGPLHGVPVAVKDELDVAGQVTTFGGSANRTPVAADSEAVRRLRAAGAVVIGKTTMPEFGQWPFTESAAHGHTRNPWDTTRTPGGSSGGSAAAVAAGLIGAALGGDGGGSIRIPAACCGLFGLKPQRGRVSTAPHAHLWYALGTVGPLTRTVGDAALLYDVLAGTTPTDRWSARPATTSWVRALETPPGRLRIGYSVKPAVPGVRPHPEHVGAVLESVRALRELGHDVREVDPRYPDATAPFAAQFCGGVRAEADAVERPDLLERRTRRTLALARLVPESAVERGIRAGERLAERADRMFTTMDLLLTPVVAERPRPVGALDGAGLLTALARSRPMVAYTALWNVTGHPAASVPAGLGEDGLPLAVQLVGRRDDEVTLLRVAAQLEEVRPWASRRPRPPAA comes from the coding sequence ATGGCGGAGGACGACGCACGACGGCGCGAACAGGACGCGGAAGACGCCGAGTTGATGTTCCAGGGGGTCGCGCACCAGGCCGAGCTGGTCCGCACCGGCAAGACCACCTCACGCGCCCTCGTCGAAGCCGCGCTGCGCCGCATCGGGCGGACCGACCCCGTCCTCGGAGCCTTCCGCGTCGTCCTCGCCGAGCAGGCCCTCGCCGAGGCCGATGCCCGTGACGCCACGGCGCCGACCGGTCCGCTCCACGGCGTCCCCGTCGCCGTCAAGGACGAGCTGGACGTCGCGGGCCAGGTCACCACCTTCGGCGGCTCCGCCAACCGCACCCCCGTCGCCGCCGATTCCGAAGCGGTACGCCGCCTGCGCGCCGCCGGAGCCGTCGTCATCGGCAAGACGACCATGCCCGAGTTCGGCCAGTGGCCCTTCACCGAATCCGCCGCCCACGGCCACACCCGCAACCCCTGGGACACCACCCGCACCCCCGGCGGCTCCAGCGGCGGCAGCGCCGCAGCCGTCGCCGCCGGACTGATCGGAGCGGCCCTCGGCGGCGACGGCGGCGGATCCATCCGCATCCCGGCCGCCTGCTGCGGCCTGTTCGGCCTCAAGCCCCAGCGCGGCCGGGTCTCCACCGCCCCCCACGCGCACCTCTGGTACGCGCTGGGCACCGTGGGGCCGCTGACCCGCACCGTGGGCGATGCCGCACTGCTCTACGACGTCCTCGCCGGCACCACCCCCACCGACCGCTGGAGCGCCCGCCCCGCGACCACCAGCTGGGTGCGGGCCCTGGAGACCCCGCCCGGCCGACTGCGCATCGGCTACTCGGTCAAGCCCGCCGTGCCCGGGGTGCGCCCGCATCCGGAACACGTCGGGGCCGTCCTGGAGTCCGTACGGGCGCTGCGCGAACTGGGTCACGACGTACGGGAGGTCGACCCCCGCTACCCCGACGCGACGGCCCCGTTCGCCGCGCAGTTCTGCGGCGGAGTCCGCGCGGAGGCCGACGCCGTCGAACGTCCCGACCTGCTGGAACGACGTACCCGGCGCACCCTCGCGCTCGCCCGGCTGGTCCCCGAATCCGCCGTGGAACGCGGGATCCGGGCAGGCGAGCGGCTGGCGGAGCGCGCCGACCGCATGTTCACCACCATGGACCTGCTGCTGACCCCGGTCGTCGCCGAGCGCCCGCGTCCGGTCGGCGCCCTGGACGGTGCCGGGCTGCTGACGGCGCTGGCGCGCTCGCGCCCGATGGTCGCCTACACCGCACTGTGGAACGTCACGGGGCACCCGGCCGCCTCCGTCCCGGCGGGCCTCGGCGAGGACGGTCTGCCGCTCGCCGTGCAACTGGTGGGCCGCCGGGACGACGAGGTGACCCTGCTTCGGGTCGCGGCGCAGCTGGAGGAGGTCCGACCGTGGGCGTCGCGACGCCCACGGCCGCCGGCCGCCTGA
- a CDS encoding MFS transporter, translating into MATPEVVEPSVPPTGEPAPRRGLLPLLLVANSAMMALYMGVGSVLLPTQVAAIAPDDKVAVLGLIGGVSAVFATAFNPIAGALSDRSGRRNPWIVGGGLASLALLALLGNVGTALLVGIVWCLIQATMNVFQAAVTAIVPDRIPAARRGTASALVGLGLPIGGTVGVLIASRTADQLRTGYLILGAIVAGSALLLSLFCRDVARTEPAIEAPARPKGAQLAAFLSALANHDFRWAFIGRALMVLGYFSVVGYQLYILGDHITLPEGLTPPAAMAVLTPVSMVAMAVSTVVGGLLSDRWNRRKVFVGVSAALAGLVMVVPVISPTWTGMLVFSALNGLAFGCFMAVDTALVTLVLPRAEDAARDMGVLNIANAGPQIIAPFVASAVVTGLGGYTPLFLVGGALSLVGALAILPIRSVR; encoded by the coding sequence ATGGCCACGCCCGAAGTCGTCGAACCGTCCGTACCCCCGACCGGGGAGCCCGCCCCCCGGCGTGGTCTCCTGCCCCTCCTACTGGTCGCCAACTCGGCGATGATGGCGCTCTACATGGGCGTCGGCTCCGTCCTGCTGCCCACCCAGGTCGCCGCGATCGCCCCCGACGACAAGGTCGCCGTCCTCGGCCTGATCGGCGGGGTCAGCGCGGTCTTCGCCACCGCCTTCAACCCCATCGCCGGCGCCCTCTCCGACCGCAGCGGGCGCCGCAACCCGTGGATCGTGGGCGGTGGTCTGGCCTCGCTCGCCCTGCTCGCCCTCCTCGGCAACGTGGGCACGGCGCTGCTCGTCGGCATCGTCTGGTGCCTGATCCAGGCGACCATGAACGTCTTCCAGGCGGCGGTCACCGCGATCGTGCCCGACCGGATCCCCGCGGCCCGCCGGGGCACCGCGTCCGCACTCGTCGGTCTCGGTCTGCCCATCGGCGGGACCGTCGGCGTGCTCATCGCCTCCCGGACCGCCGACCAGTTGCGCACCGGCTACCTGATCCTCGGCGCGATCGTCGCCGGATCCGCCCTGCTGCTCAGCCTCTTCTGCCGGGACGTCGCGCGCACCGAACCCGCCATCGAGGCGCCCGCCAGACCCAAGGGCGCACAACTGGCCGCCTTCCTCTCGGCCCTGGCCAACCACGACTTCCGCTGGGCCTTCATCGGCCGTGCCCTGATGGTCCTCGGCTACTTCTCCGTCGTCGGCTACCAGCTGTACATCCTCGGCGACCACATCACATTGCCCGAGGGACTGACCCCGCCGGCCGCGATGGCCGTCCTCACCCCGGTGTCGATGGTCGCGATGGCGGTGTCCACGGTGGTGGGCGGCCTGCTGTCCGACCGCTGGAACCGCCGCAAGGTGTTCGTCGGTGTGTCGGCGGCGCTCGCCGGGCTCGTCATGGTGGTCCCGGTCATCAGTCCGACCTGGACCGGCATGCTCGTCTTCAGCGCGCTCAACGGACTCGCCTTCGGCTGCTTCATGGCCGTCGACACCGCGCTCGTCACGCTGGTCCTCCCGCGGGCCGAGGACGCCGCCCGCGACATGGGCGTCCTCAACATCGCGAACGCCGGGCCGCAGATCATCGCCCCGTTCGTCGCCTCGGCCGTCGTCACCGGCCTGGGCGGCTACACCCCGCTCTTCCTCGTCGGCGGAGCCCTCTCGCTGGTCGGCGCGCTCGCCATCCTCCCGATCCGCAGCGTGCGCTGA